One part of the Lachnospiraceae bacterium JLR.KK002 genome encodes these proteins:
- a CDS encoding GHKL domain-containing protein has protein sequence MNYFDNISYMISHLFLMSFIYLFITHRYSARVTRLICLSSFLLLSFTDVIKLNIFPNSDTCYFLVTVLQIFITQLTGIFISSKRNSKVLFIGLSASNYTIIGSVLAPIMLINTRSMVLALAANFAIHFVILYILYKSLRNIWLRQYENEYIKGWPELCLIPALFYCSFSCIAFFPYTLYDNPQNIPGILCMMLTMCVSYVVVLRYIESDSNRKDIYYKNVLFETYIRGLENQYYMVEKSEKKLRILRHDMRHYSRLIHQLLSQGEYEEIDKIMAHINDVMDESKVTKYCKNLIVNAIISEMIKWTDKFGITVTLDLMVPEKIPVNHYEFTAVIANLFENAISCVKDYEEAHRYIEMKVHCTEDHLLIQVKNECHDALTFDTQTGLPKSEKGVNHGLGMQSVLAFSEKTGGTIDCFCENNLFQIILFAKF, from the coding sequence ATGAACTATTTTGACAATATATCTTATATGATCAGCCATTTATTTTTAATGAGTTTTATTTATCTCTTTATCACCCACCGCTATTCCGCAAGGGTAACCAGGCTGATATGCCTGTCTTCTTTTCTGCTTCTGAGTTTTACCGATGTAATCAAGTTAAACATATTTCCGAACAGTGATACATGCTATTTCCTTGTTACTGTCCTGCAAATCTTTATCACACAGCTCACAGGTATTTTTATATCCAGCAAAAGAAACAGCAAAGTTCTCTTTATAGGCCTGAGCGCTTCCAATTACACCATCATTGGCAGTGTCCTGGCCCCTATTATGCTGATTAATACCCGCAGCATGGTCCTTGCTCTGGCAGCCAATTTTGCAATCCATTTCGTTATCCTTTACATCCTGTATAAAAGCCTCCGGAACATATGGCTCAGACAATATGAAAACGAATATATCAAGGGCTGGCCGGAACTGTGCCTGATACCTGCTCTCTTTTACTGCAGCTTTTCCTGTATTGCTTTTTTTCCTTATACCCTTTACGATAATCCCCAGAACATTCCGGGTATTCTGTGCATGATGCTCACCATGTGCGTATCTTATGTGGTGGTGCTGAGATATATTGAGAGTGACTCCAACAGAAAGGATATCTACTATAAAAATGTACTGTTCGAAACTTATATCAGGGGTCTGGAAAATCAGTATTATATGGTAGAAAAGTCAGAAAAGAAACTCAGAATCCTGCGCCACGACATGCGCCACTATTCCAGGCTGATTCATCAGCTTCTGAGCCAGGGAGAATACGAGGAAATTGACAAAATCATGGCCCATATCAATGATGTCATGGACGAGAGCAAAGTGACAAAGTACTGCAAAAACCTGATTGTCAACGCCATTATCTCTGAAATGATAAAGTGGACGGATAAATTCGGAATTACAGTAACGCTGGATCTTATGGTTCCGGAAAAAATTCCGGTCAACCATTACGAATTTACAGCGGTGATTGCCAACCTGTTTGAAAATGCCATAAGCTGTGTGAAAGATTATGAGGAAGCACACCGGTACATAGAAATGAAAGTCCACTGTACGGAAGATCATCTGCTGATTCAGGTAAAAAATGAGTGCCATGACGCCCTTACCTTCGATACCCAAACCGGCCTTCCCAAAAGCGAAAAAGGCGTAAATCACGGTCTGGGTATGCAGAGTGTGCTGGCGTTCTCCGAAAAAACAGGAGGTACCATCGACTGCTTCTGTGAAAATAACTTATTTCAGATTATACTGTTTGCAAAGTTCTGA
- a CDS encoding LytTR family DNA-binding domain-containing protein: MKIAICDDSMKDMAAIEHLLGKYKERYPQAEFTIEKFTNSAHLSEKIQEKKMADIYILDIIMTGTTGIDIGNQIKHSGSEAAIIYITSSDDFALDAYDVHAVRYLLKPVTEDKFFEAMDYARSYQETRRGPLYLVKTRTGMISIPCSKIEYIENSSRMLNVHLTDGAVITSIFIRKSFDDEIRDLITEKSFIQVHKSFLVNLNHIKKLEGNSIIMDNGAQIPVSKKNTASVRRQYLMFISEQYR; this comes from the coding sequence ATGAAAATTGCAATCTGTGACGACAGCATGAAAGACATGGCAGCGATTGAGCACCTGCTGGGAAAATATAAGGAACGTTACCCCCAGGCAGAATTTACCATAGAGAAGTTCACAAATTCCGCTCACCTGTCTGAGAAAATACAGGAAAAGAAGATGGCTGACATTTATATCCTGGACATCATCATGACCGGAACCACCGGCATTGATATCGGCAACCAAATCAAACATTCCGGCAGCGAAGCCGCCATTATTTATATTACTTCTTCCGATGATTTTGCACTGGATGCATATGACGTACATGCGGTAAGATATCTGTTGAAACCGGTAACAGAAGATAAATTTTTTGAGGCCATGGACTATGCCCGCTCTTACCAGGAAACCAGACGGGGCCCTCTGTATCTGGTGAAAACCAGAACGGGCATGATATCCATCCCCTGTTCCAAAATTGAATATATCGAGAATTCCTCCCGTATGCTGAATGTGCACTTAACAGACGGAGCCGTAATTACCAGTATTTTCATCCGTAAGTCCTTTGACGATGAAATCAGAGACCTGATTACGGAAAAAAGTTTCATTCAGGTTCACAAATCTTTTCTCGTCAACCTGAACCATATAAAAAAACTGGAAGGAAACAGTATCATCATGGATAACGGCGCCCAGATTCCCGTCAGCAAAAAGAATACCGCAAGCGTAAGGAGGCAATATCTTATGTTTATCTCAGAACAGTACAGGTAA
- the nifJ gene encoding pyruvate:ferredoxin (flavodoxin) oxidoreductase, translated as MKRSMKTMDGNHAAAHASYAYTDVAAIYPITPSSVMAEATDEWATQGRKNIFGQTVQVTEMQSEAGAAGTVHGSLAAGALTTTYTASQGLLLMIPNLYKIAGEGLPGVFNVSARCVATHALNIFGDHSDVYACRQTGAAMLCESSVQEVMDLTPVAHCAGLEGHLPFINFFDGFRTSHEIQKIETWDYEDLKDMVDMDAIDAFRKNALNPNHPRQDGSAQNPDIFFQTRESCNSTYDALPAIVQKYMDKVNEKIGTDYKLFNYYGAADADRIIIAMGSVCDTIDETIDYLMAKGEKVGVVKVRLYRPFSKEALIAAIPDTVKTIAVLDRTKEPGSLGEPLYLDVVAALKGSKFDAVKITSGRYGLGSKDTTPGQIIAVYNNTEKERFTIGIYDDVTNLSLEVKEDPVTTPEGTINCKFWGLGADGTVGANKNSIKIIGDNTDMFAQAYFDYDSKKSGGVTMSHLRFGKKAIKSTYLIKQANFVACHNPSYVRKYNMVQELVPGGTFLLNCSWTPEELENHLPGQVKRYIAENDIQFYTIDGIKIGKEIGLGGRINTVLQSAFFKLAAIIPEERAIELMKAAAKATYGKKGDKIVQMNYDAIDAGATGVVKIDVPAGWKDAQDESFAKVATGDRKDVVDFVNEIQIPVNGQEGNKIPVSVVKKYENGQTPSGSAAYEKRGIAVDVPVWNPENCIQCNICSYVCPHAVIRPVALTEAEASNAPEGMQTLPMTGMPEYKFSMTISALDCTGCGSCANVCPGKKGEKALTMQNCEANVGEQAFFDYGLTTEKKVDVVEKFKENTVKGSQFKQPLLEFSGACGGCGETPYAKLITQLFGDRMYIANATGCSSIWGNSSPSTPYTVNEKGHGPAWSNSLFEDAAEFGYGMLLAQKAIREKLKTKVEALVAEGKNADVAAAGKEWLDTYGIGAVNGTATDKLVAALEACGCDASKEILAEKDFLAKKSQWIFGGDGWAYDIGFGGVDHVLASGQDINVMVFDTEVYSNTGGQSSKATPTGAIAQFAAGGKEVKKKDLASIAMSYGYVYVAQIAMGADYNQCIKALAEAEAYPGPSLIIAYAPCINHGIKVGMSKAQTEEKNAVEAGYWHNFRFNPALKEEGKAAFSLDSKAPTGDYKAFLNGEVRYNALARFNPERAEELFAVSEKHAKERYEYLNKLITLYGEK; from the coding sequence ATGAAAAGATCTATGAAAACCATGGATGGTAACCATGCAGCAGCTCATGCTTCTTATGCATATACAGATGTTGCAGCCATCTACCCAATCACACCGTCTTCTGTTATGGCAGAAGCTACCGATGAATGGGCAACACAGGGAAGAAAGAACATTTTCGGACAGACTGTTCAGGTAACAGAAATGCAGTCTGAAGCCGGAGCAGCAGGTACGGTACACGGTTCACTGGCAGCAGGTGCTCTGACCACTACTTATACTGCATCTCAGGGACTGTTACTGATGATTCCCAATCTGTACAAAATTGCAGGTGAGGGGCTTCCGGGCGTATTTAACGTATCTGCCCGCTGTGTGGCAACTCATGCACTGAACATTTTCGGTGATCATTCTGACGTATATGCCTGCCGTCAGACCGGTGCGGCAATGCTCTGCGAATCTTCCGTACAGGAAGTTATGGACCTGACTCCGGTTGCACACTGTGCCGGACTGGAAGGACATCTTCCTTTCATCAATTTCTTTGATGGATTCCGTACTTCCCACGAGATTCAGAAAATTGAAACATGGGATTATGAAGACCTGAAAGACATGGTGGATATGGACGCAATCGACGCATTCCGTAAGAATGCGCTGAATCCGAATCATCCCCGTCAGGACGGTTCCGCACAGAACCCGGATATTTTCTTCCAGACCAGAGAGTCCTGTAACTCCACCTACGATGCATTGCCGGCAATCGTACAGAAATACATGGACAAGGTAAATGAAAAGATTGGAACAGATTACAAACTGTTCAACTACTACGGAGCTGCTGATGCAGACAGAATCATCATTGCTATGGGTTCCGTATGCGACACCATTGACGAGACCATTGACTACTTAATGGCAAAAGGCGAGAAAGTGGGCGTTGTAAAAGTACGTCTGTATCGTCCGTTCAGCAAAGAAGCATTGATTGCAGCAATTCCTGATACCGTTAAGACTATTGCTGTATTAGACAGAACCAAAGAGCCTGGCTCCCTTGGCGAGCCGTTATATCTGGATGTGGTAGCAGCATTAAAGGGAAGCAAGTTCGACGCTGTTAAGATTACAAGCGGACGTTACGGATTAGGCTCCAAAGATACCACACCCGGACAGATTATCGCTGTATACAACAATACTGAGAAAGAAAGATTCACCATAGGTATCTATGATGATGTAACCAACCTTTCTCTGGAAGTAAAAGAAGACCCGGTAACCACACCGGAAGGAACTATCAACTGTAAGTTCTGGGGTCTGGGCGCAGACGGTACGGTTGGAGCAAACAAGAACTCCATCAAGATTATCGGTGACAACACAGACATGTTCGCTCAGGCATACTTTGATTATGATTCCAAGAAGTCCGGCGGCGTTACCATGTCCCACCTGCGTTTCGGTAAGAAAGCAATCAAATCTACTTACCTGATCAAACAGGCGAACTTCGTGGCATGTCATAATCCTTCCTATGTACGCAAGTACAACATGGTTCAGGAACTGGTACCGGGCGGAACATTCCTTCTGAACTGCTCCTGGACTCCGGAAGAACTGGAAAACCATCTGCCTGGACAGGTTAAGAGATACATTGCGGAAAACGATATCCAGTTCTATACCATCGACGGTATTAAGATTGGTAAGGAAATCGGACTTGGCGGACGTATCAACACCGTGCTTCAGTCCGCATTCTTCAAACTGGCAGCTATTATTCCGGAAGAAAGAGCCATTGAGCTGATGAAGGCTGCTGCAAAGGCAACCTACGGCAAGAAGGGCGACAAGATCGTACAGATGAACTACGATGCAATCGACGCCGGAGCAACCGGAGTTGTTAAGATTGACGTACCTGCAGGCTGGAAAGACGCTCAGGATGAGAGCTTTGCAAAAGTTGCAACCGGAGACAGAAAAGATGTTGTTGATTTCGTAAACGAGATTCAGATTCCGGTAAACGGACAGGAAGGTAATAAGATTCCCGTATCCGTTGTTAAGAAATACGAAAACGGACAGACTCCTTCCGGTTCCGCTGCATACGAGAAGCGCGGTATCGCTGTTGATGTTCCTGTATGGAATCCGGAAAACTGTATCCAGTGTAATATCTGCTCCTATGTATGTCCTCACGCAGTTATCCGTCCGGTAGCTCTGACAGAAGCAGAGGCTTCCAACGCTCCGGAAGGAATGCAGACACTTCCTATGACAGGAATGCCGGAGTACAAGTTCAGCATGACCATTTCCGCACTTGACTGTACCGGATGCGGCTCCTGTGCAAACGTATGTCCTGGCAAGAAGGGCGAGAAAGCGCTTACCATGCAGAACTGCGAAGCAAACGTTGGAGAGCAGGCATTCTTCGATTATGGTCTGACCACAGAGAAGAAAGTGGATGTAGTTGAGAAATTCAAAGAGAATACCGTAAAAGGTTCTCAGTTCAAACAGCCGTTGCTTGAGTTCTCCGGAGCCTGTGGCGGATGCGGCGAGACACCTTATGCAAAACTGATTACACAGCTGTTCGGTGACAGAATGTATATTGCAAATGCAACCGGATGTTCTTCTATCTGGGGTAACTCTTCACCGTCCACACCTTATACCGTAAATGAAAAAGGACATGGTCCCGCATGGTCCAATTCCTTATTCGAAGATGCTGCAGAGTTCGGCTATGGTATGCTGCTGGCTCAGAAGGCAATCAGAGAGAAACTGAAAACAAAAGTAGAAGCACTGGTAGCAGAAGGCAAGAATGCAGACGTTGCAGCAGCAGGAAAAGAGTGGCTTGACACTTACGGAATCGGCGCTGTAAACGGAACAGCTACAGATAAATTAGTTGCAGCTTTAGAAGCATGTGGATGCGACGCTTCCAAAGAAATCCTGGCTGAGAAAGATTTCCTGGCTAAGAAATCCCAGTGGATCTTCGGCGGTGACGGATGGGCATACGATATCGGATTCGGCGGCGTTGACCATGTTCTGGCAAGCGGACAGGATATCAACGTAATGGTATTCGATACGGAAGTTTACTCCAACACAGGCGGACAGTCCTCCAAGGCTACACCTACCGGAGCAATTGCACAGTTCGCAGCAGGCGGAAAAGAAGTGAAGAAGAAAGACCTTGCTTCCATCGCAATGAGCTACGGCTATGTATATGTTGCACAGATTGCCATGGGCGCTGACTACAATCAGTGTATCAAAGCTCTGGCAGAAGCAGAAGCATATCCGGGACCGTCTCTGATCATCGCTTACGCTCCATGTATCAACCATGGTATCAAGGTTGGTATGAGCAAGGCTCAGACCGAAGAAAAGAACGCTGTAGAAGCCGGTTACTGGCATAACTTCCGTTTCAATCCTGCATTGAAGGAAGAAGGAAAAGCAGCATTCTCCCTGGACAGCAAAGCACCTACCGGAGATTACAAGGCATTCCTGAACGGAGAAGTTCGTTACAATGCCCTTGCAAGATTCAATCCGGAAAGAGCAGAAGAACTGTTTGCCGTATCTGAGAAACATGCAAAAGAGCGTTATGAATATCTGAATAAATTAATCACTTTATACGGTGAGAAATAA
- a CDS encoding diguanylate cyclase, with protein MDKQEIRETCPAQQAGAGETDKMSDRTVQKMPAGCAVIRGFDCRELVNGNEEFFHAAGYTQEEIQAMEGNFSDVLYQEDRECLREIMKDATDSDRVGQCEVRFCDKAGKKRWLALKVRLFYYENNIPYFLVAIWDIHSRKRMEEELHLQTERYKLMEEINQEFPFEYDVKNETMFISARSNVILADRNGKDYSVPRTILEKVLHREDCEQFFKVLDRASEQEEHGVLEYRVNIAGDGEQPVYAWHRTCYKSIRGVGGRIVRILGRTEDVTRERLQQDEMAQRLKRDDLIGLLNRAAAKAEIESFLRSNPNGTHALFLVDVDNFKYVNDTLGHLFGDNVLVNIGKKIQSLFRGTDIIGRIGGDEFLVLMKHTDSFQAKNKAGSICELVRQTYHGRHEEKVEISCSVGVAIYGTVKESYASLFSKADMAMYQAKEAGKNQYRLAEIADPLWKTRKVTKIESGSGQYRAGQIQDMDFISEAFTLLSHARDVNDSLNLLMERIGRQYDLDMVSVLECNKERKELVQTNCWTRENGILTRPQFVDRYENWDGFFAGFDEWGLSYINDCQGDDKVTESDKAVFRERRMRALVNCSFSWFELGEGYVSFCDMEKPRLWTDFEKETFLELSRMISVFVALRVQREEDQKAILRLKKRDLLTGLYVEDAFKSRVQQELENWQEHRQYAIVYTDINDFSYLNDNFGHEAGNGILKDFAAMIQKDGRMVSCRLYSDLFITFLWDTDRESIMQNIVKISLNFTRRQKEFYPSCNVRLTTGIYFMESRDENLDMAIENANLTRKSIKGNHNAFCKVYESKMRSQREEEKRILAEFQGSLDKGGFQVYVQPKFYLSQFVLSGGEALVRWKKENGRIEPPGQFIPLLEKTGYIVELDFYVYEQVLIYMRSWLEAGKEPPVISVNFSRSHFEKDGIYQRILSLTRAYRIEPGYIEIEITESLFVAGYDLVKIEVQQLRQAGFRVAIDDFGTGYSSLGMLLDIPADIVKIDRSFLNQGTRENAREFIQNVGRLIESVKEEVIFEGIETEEQREFLVDCGFRYGQGFLFDRPLPIEVFQEKYMK; from the coding sequence ATGGACAAACAGGAAATCAGAGAAACATGTCCGGCGCAGCAGGCCGGAGCGGGGGAAACCGATAAAATGTCTGACCGGACCGTGCAGAAAATGCCTGCGGGCTGTGCAGTTATCCGGGGCTTTGACTGCCGGGAACTGGTGAACGGCAATGAAGAATTTTTTCATGCGGCAGGCTATACGCAGGAAGAAATACAGGCAATGGAGGGGAATTTTTCCGATGTTCTGTACCAGGAGGACAGAGAGTGCCTGAGAGAAATCATGAAAGACGCAACGGACAGCGACAGGGTGGGGCAGTGCGAGGTGCGCTTCTGTGACAAAGCCGGGAAAAAACGCTGGCTGGCACTGAAAGTCCGCCTGTTTTATTATGAGAACAACATACCTTATTTTCTTGTAGCAATCTGGGATATCCACAGCCGGAAACGGATGGAGGAAGAACTGCACCTCCAGACGGAGCGGTACAAGCTGATGGAGGAAATCAACCAGGAATTTCCCTTTGAATACGATGTAAAAAATGAAACCATGTTTATTTCCGCCCGTTCCAATGTTATACTGGCAGACCGGAACGGGAAGGATTACAGTGTACCCAGGACTATTCTGGAGAAGGTGCTGCACCGGGAGGACTGCGAGCAGTTTTTCAAAGTGCTGGACCGGGCTTCGGAGCAGGAAGAACACGGAGTGCTGGAATACCGGGTGAATATTGCCGGAGACGGAGAGCAGCCGGTATATGCCTGGCACAGAACCTGCTATAAGAGTATCCGGGGCGTGGGAGGACGTATTGTGCGTATTCTGGGCAGGACGGAAGATGTTACCAGAGAGCGGCTGCAGCAGGATGAAATGGCGCAGCGTCTGAAACGCGATGATTTAATCGGCCTGCTGAACCGGGCGGCTGCAAAAGCAGAAATCGAGTCATTTTTAAGGAGCAATCCCAACGGTACCCATGCGCTGTTTCTGGTGGACGTGGACAATTTTAAATATGTAAACGATACGCTGGGCCATCTGTTCGGAGATAATGTGCTGGTAAATATCGGGAAGAAAATACAGAGCCTGTTCCGGGGGACAGATATTATCGGAAGGATTGGCGGAGATGAATTTCTGGTGCTTATGAAACACACCGATTCTTTTCAGGCGAAAAACAAGGCCGGGAGTATCTGTGAGCTGGTGCGGCAGACTTATCACGGCAGACACGAGGAAAAAGTGGAGATAAGCTGCAGTGTGGGAGTAGCCATTTACGGAACGGTGAAGGAAAGCTATGCGTCCCTGTTTTCCAAGGCGGATATGGCCATGTACCAGGCAAAGGAAGCAGGGAAGAACCAGTACCGCCTGGCAGAAATTGCAGATCCCCTGTGGAAGACCAGAAAAGTGACGAAGATAGAGTCGGGAAGCGGCCAGTACAGGGCGGGGCAGATACAGGACATGGATTTTATATCCGAGGCCTTTACCCTGCTCTCCCATGCCAGGGATGTGAACGATTCCCTGAATCTGCTGATGGAGCGGATCGGAAGACAGTACGATCTGGACATGGTGTCAGTACTGGAATGCAACAAAGAGAGGAAGGAACTGGTGCAGACCAATTGCTGGACCAGAGAGAACGGAATCCTGACCAGGCCTCAGTTTGTAGACAGATATGAGAACTGGGATGGCTTTTTTGCAGGATTTGACGAGTGGGGCCTGTCTTACATTAACGACTGCCAGGGGGACGATAAGGTTACGGAATCCGATAAGGCGGTATTCCGGGAGCGCAGAATGCGGGCGCTGGTAAACTGCAGCTTCTCCTGGTTTGAACTGGGAGAAGGGTATGTGTCTTTCTGTGATATGGAAAAACCCAGGCTCTGGACAGATTTTGAGAAAGAGACATTTCTGGAACTGTCCCGGATGATTTCCGTATTCGTGGCTCTGCGGGTGCAGAGAGAAGAGGATCAGAAAGCTATTCTGCGTCTGAAGAAGCGGGACCTGCTGACGGGTCTGTATGTGGAGGACGCCTTTAAAAGCCGGGTGCAGCAGGAACTGGAGAACTGGCAGGAGCACAGGCAGTATGCCATAGTTTATACGGATATCAATGATTTTTCCTATTTGAATGATAATTTCGGCCATGAGGCGGGAAACGGAATTCTGAAAGATTTTGCAGCCATGATTCAGAAGGACGGGCGGATGGTTTCCTGCCGGCTGTATTCTGATTTGTTTATTACCTTTCTGTGGGACACGGACCGGGAATCCATTATGCAGAATATTGTGAAAATCAGCCTGAATTTTACCAGGCGCCAGAAGGAATTCTATCCTTCCTGCAATGTCAGGCTGACCACAGGCATTTACTTTATGGAGAGCAGGGATGAGAATCTGGACATGGCCATTGAAAATGCCAATCTTACCAGAAAAAGCATTAAGGGCAACCACAATGCCTTCTGCAAAGTGTATGAGAGCAAAATGCGCAGCCAGCGGGAGGAAGAGAAGCGAATTCTGGCGGAATTTCAGGGAAGTCTGGATAAAGGGGGCTTTCAGGTGTATGTGCAGCCCAAATTTTATCTTTCCCAGTTTGTTCTTTCCGGCGGAGAAGCGCTGGTGCGCTGGAAGAAGGAAAACGGAAGGATTGAGCCGCCCGGCCAGTTTATTCCCCTGCTGGAGAAAACAGGATACATTGTGGAGCTGGATTTTTATGTGTATGAGCAGGTGCTGATTTATATGCGCAGCTGGCTGGAAGCCGGGAAAGAACCACCGGTAATTTCCGTGAATTTTTCCAGGAGCCATTTTGAAAAGGACGGGATTTACCAGCGGATTCTGTCACTGACAAGAGCCTACCGGATTGAACCCGGATATATTGAAATTGAAATAACGGAAAGCCTGTTTGTGGCGGGGTATGATCTGGTGAAAATAGAAGTGCAGCAATTGCGCCAGGCAGGATTCCGGGTGGCTATCGACGATTTCGGGACAGGGTATTCCTCCCTGGGGATGCTCCTCGATATTCCGGCAGATATTGTGAAGATTGACCGGAGCTTTCTGAATCAGGGAACCCGTGAAAATGCCAGAGAATTTATACAGAATGTGGGCAGATTAATTGAGAGCGTCAAGGAGGAAGTGATTTTTGAGGGAATCGAGACGGAAGAGCAGCGGGAGTTCCTGGTGGACTGCGGTTTCCGCTACGGCCAGGGCTTTTTGTTTGACCGGCCTCTGCCCATTGAGGTGTTTCAGGAAAAATACATGAAATAA